CGTAATCTCGAAGGTCGACGCGCTCATGAACTGGGCCCGCGTGGGGTCCATCTGGCCCATGACGTTTGGGCTGGCCTGTTGCGCGGTGGAGATGATGCACACGGGCGCGGCCCGTTACGATCTGGACCGCTTCGGAATCATCTTCAGGCCCAGCCCACGCCAGTCCGATTGCATGATCGTTGCCGGCACCCTCACCAACAAGATGGCCCCTGCTCTTCGCAAGTTCGTCTTCTCTCTTCTAaccattttctttgtcattgcccataaaaattcatttttttttatctgcttataataaaaatgtaatttttagaaaaggGTAATGGATTTACTAACAAAAgatggtaaaaaaattattagggTTTATGATCAAATGCCAGAACCAAGGTGGGTGATATCAATGGGAAGCTGTGCCAATGGAGGAGGATATTACCACTATTCATACTCAGTTGTGAGAGGATGTGACAGGATTGTTCCTGTTGACATATATATCCCAGGTTGTCCTCCAACTGCAGAGGCTTTACTCTATGGTCTCCTCCAGCTCCAGAAGAAGATCAATAGGCGCAAGGACTTCCTCTGGTGGTGGACAAAGTGAAGAACTATTGCTTCTTCCATGCCCTTTCTACATCATATGTTATAGCAATAATAATcaccattttcttttctttcaatgcATGTTTGGTTTGGATCCGAAGCTGAACTTACTCAGACTAGTTTTTATTCCTAATACCTTAGCTTCCAACCACAATCCGAACATGCACTAGAAAGCTTCTGGATTTCAAAGGTTTCTGTgttgatatataaatcataaaCCTGTGTGAATAAATGACCACCACCTCAAGTTTATTAACTCAAATTTTCGTTTTGAGCAACTAATATATGCAAGATGGCATGTCACACTTGTGTCATTGAAATTTTCGATGTACTAGTCTTCAAAATATCTAATGTTTTAATAGTCTCTATCCATGAAGATTTTAACACTCAAAATTTTAGatgcaaaataaattatttagtttagTGGAAGTATCTCAAGTCttataatatttgtttcatTATGATTTTTCTTCAGCGTAACAGAGGGAGTGTTTTCTTTAGTGAGTAAATCATAGCATATTCCCACATTGCAATCACTCCTTATAAGATTAGTATTTAATGTCAATGGTAGGTTTGTATCACAGATTTTAAAACTGAGTGGGAAATTATCAGTAATGTTTGTTGTGATTGCGTGACCTTTTGACACCTATTCCAAATTTGGTATAACACTACCAACATATAaaacaaagttttctttaatatactctcttatttttttagaattactAACTTGTAAAATGAAATTGGACATAGACCATTAACAtagtttaaaactatatatattagtaGCTCAAGTTACACCAAATTGATTATACAAGGTGGGATAAAACCAATATGTGCCAATTAGATCTAGTTAGTCATTTTATTAAGCTAAACGTGTTACTAAtcaagtttaatttaattaggtGGTGATTAGATCGATTGTAATCACAGGCTTatacaaaactataaatacaagttaaaAGTATACTTGTTGAAACTTTTATGATACATTTATCacaatataatcaattaaactgTTTGAATAACGAACTAATTTAAACATCAAAGTATCTATAGCAGGTATACTCGATCGTCTAAAATGCACAAACTGTAAGGAAAAGAGTTTaggagtgaaaaaaaaatgattaaagtAAACACTCAACCCCGTACACtcgaaacattttggcacccaCAGGCCAAGCAGAATCTTTTAAGCTTATGTGGTGACCACAAGGAATATAGTGAGCAATCAAACGCAAAAGAAGACCGTCAACAATGAAATGGACTTGATGGAGATGATGAGAATAATGCAATGGAAGCAATCGTCAACATGACCAATATGTTGTCGTTTGTCTAGGAATCATAGAAACACCTTTGTCCAATAACTAGATGATATCAATGTTCAACAAGTATGATGGGTCCACATACCCAGACTAGCACATCAGGATTTTCATGAACCAAATGATGTGGTACACCACAAGTGACGCTATATGGTGTCAGTTTTCTCTACCTCGCTAAAGGGAGAAAAGCCTTGGTTTGGTTTTCCACCCTTTTCACCAACTCGATAAACTGCTTCGTGACCATACAAACGAAGTTTAGGGCTTAATTTGCAACAAGTTGACCAATCAACTACGTCGATTACTCTCGTCAATGTTTGGCAGGAGAAGGACAAATCTCTTGAGACGTTCAAGAAGGTGTCCTGTTACATCCAAAACCTCACTTCTGATATGGTCATGCATCACTTAATAACAAAGTCTATGCATGAAGCTATCCAAAAGCATGGACGAACTGAGGTAGAAAGTAGTCCAATTCATGCAAgtaaaaaacatgaaatttatttacaaacacATATACACAAAATCATCTAATACTAAGAAAGAGGTGATAGATAGAAAAATCGCAAGAATAAGAGAAAGATCGAGAGACCTCTACTTTAGCAAGTCACCCCTCTTAACGTTTCAAGACTAagatattattgaaaaatgaaaagacatAAAACAATGTATTTAAAgtcatttcttaaaaaaaaaactaacaaaactATATAAAGTTGGATACAAATACaatatatagttatataatGAGCAAGGAACTTCAAATTCGACAATGTTATTCAGAGGCCTATTTCACTTCGAAGAAGCTGACATAGATGATACGTATGGATTGTGGATTTATTCTTAAGCTCTTTTGGATTGACACCAAACATCTTCCTTTCAATGCCATGGTTTGAAAgcattttattatatgatttgttgTTATTGGAGAACTAAATGTC
This window of the Vigna angularis cultivar LongXiaoDou No.4 chromosome 7, ASM1680809v1, whole genome shotgun sequence genome carries:
- the LOC108337746 gene encoding uncharacterized protein LOC108337746 — translated: MALITRTGTTCRLPQRLASASLLHSSSGTVAPTSYCAPSPPAKSSPVRLSKPAEFVISKVDALMNWARVGSIWPMTFGLACCAVEMMHTGAARYDLDRFGIIFRPSPRQSDCMIVAGTLTNKMAPALRKVYDQMPEPRWVISMGSCANGGGYYHYSYSVVRGCDRIVPVDIYIPGCPPTAEALLYGLLQLQKKINRRKDFLWWWTK